A section of the Hevea brasiliensis isolate MT/VB/25A 57/8 chromosome 17, ASM3005281v1, whole genome shotgun sequence genome encodes:
- the LOC110652228 gene encoding uncharacterized protein LOC110652228 isoform X2: protein MMVANSFDLWQKDAFFSAAEEVQESADVMQSAYRMWIREKKEGSLEYLDELSRDLQTALGTAKWQLEEFERAVRLSHGHRSDDIAASRHKQFVAAIQSQISDVEAALREAFTEEGKQPLQWVTLNKEECDDLALFLSGTPQTPQIVKDNCTAHRLLECPFMDIHHTRKDADHNLKATCSTDIEGRETSRMKDDIICQSDKTNGARKTWSSPNFGALKIVIADESEHRNGSIPRIEITPKEKGSKHLFWKPRSGEYSRGKGSCNMFNQLFGQVGGFQRQAPSNLQFSCSVQLTLALMLSIFLIVPFLLYSA, encoded by the exons AATGCAATCAGCATATAGGATGTGGATAAGAGAGAAGAAAGAGGGATCACTGGAGTATCTAGATGAACTGTCCAGAGACCTCCAAACTGCATTAGGTACTGCAAAGTGGCAG TTGGAGGAGTTTGAGAGAGCTGTCAGGTTGAGCCATGGACATCGCAGTGATGATATTGCAGCATCTAGGCATAAACAATTTGTTGCTGCTATTCAAAGTCAAATATCAGATGTTGAAGCAGCATTAAGGGAAGCTTTCACTGAGGAAGGAAAGCAACCTCTTCAATGGGTGACTCTGAATAAAGAAGAATGTGATGATTTGGCCTTATTTCTATCAGGAACTCCCCAAACTCCACAAATTGTAAAAGATAATTGCACTGCACATAGACTTTTGGAATGTCCTTTCATGGATATTCATCATACGAGAAAAGATGCAGATCATAATCTTAAGGCTACCTGTAGTACAG ATATAGAGGGAAGAGAAACTTCTAGAATGAAAGATGATATAATCTGTCAATCTGATAAAACAAATGGGGCAAGAAAAACATGGAGTTCACCAAATTTTGGTGCTTTGAAGATCGTAATTGCTGATGAAAGTGAACATCGAAATGGATCAATTCCAAGAATTGAGATCACACCTAAAGAAAAAGGGTCCAAACATCTCTTCTGGAAGCCAAGATCTGGAGAATATTCTCGAGGAAAGGGATCATGTAATATGTTCAATCAG CTTTTTGGTCAGGTTGGTGGGTTCCAAAGGCAAGCACCATCTAACCTACAGTTCAGTTGTTCTGTTCAACTTACATTAGCTTTGATGCTAAGTATTTTTTTGATTG TGCCTTTCCTGCTTTATTCAGCTTGA
- the LOC110652228 gene encoding uncharacterized protein LOC110652228 isoform X1, whose protein sequence is MMVANSFDLWQKDAFFSAAEEVQESADVMQSAYRMWIREKKEGSLEYLDELSRDLQTALGTAKWQLEEFERAVRLSHGHRSDDIAASRHKQFVAAIQSQISDVEAALREAFTEEGKQPLQWVTLNKEECDDLALFLSGTPQTPQIVKDNCTAHRLLECPFMDIHHTRKDADHNLKATCSTGTYNEKDFNDVVTSNKHDEFIIDIEGRETSRMKDDIICQSDKTNGARKTWSSPNFGALKIVIADESEHRNGSIPRIEITPKEKGSKHLFWKPRSGEYSRGKGSCNMFNQLFGQVGGFQRQAPSNLQFSCSVQLTLALMLSIFLIVPFLLYSA, encoded by the exons AATGCAATCAGCATATAGGATGTGGATAAGAGAGAAGAAAGAGGGATCACTGGAGTATCTAGATGAACTGTCCAGAGACCTCCAAACTGCATTAGGTACTGCAAAGTGGCAG TTGGAGGAGTTTGAGAGAGCTGTCAGGTTGAGCCATGGACATCGCAGTGATGATATTGCAGCATCTAGGCATAAACAATTTGTTGCTGCTATTCAAAGTCAAATATCAGATGTTGAAGCAGCATTAAGGGAAGCTTTCACTGAGGAAGGAAAGCAACCTCTTCAATGGGTGACTCTGAATAAAGAAGAATGTGATGATTTGGCCTTATTTCTATCAGGAACTCCCCAAACTCCACAAATTGTAAAAGATAATTGCACTGCACATAGACTTTTGGAATGTCCTTTCATGGATATTCATCATACGAGAAAAGATGCAGATCATAATCTTAAGGCTACCTGTAGTACAGGTACTTACAATGAAAAGGATTTTAATGATGTGGTTACTAGTAACAAGCACGATGAATTTATTATAGATATAGAGGGAAGAGAAACTTCTAGAATGAAAGATGATATAATCTGTCAATCTGATAAAACAAATGGGGCAAGAAAAACATGGAGTTCACCAAATTTTGGTGCTTTGAAGATCGTAATTGCTGATGAAAGTGAACATCGAAATGGATCAATTCCAAGAATTGAGATCACACCTAAAGAAAAAGGGTCCAAACATCTCTTCTGGAAGCCAAGATCTGGAGAATATTCTCGAGGAAAGGGATCATGTAATATGTTCAATCAG CTTTTTGGTCAGGTTGGTGGGTTCCAAAGGCAAGCACCATCTAACCTACAGTTCAGTTGTTCTGTTCAACTTACATTAGCTTTGATGCTAAGTATTTTTTTGATTG TGCCTTTCCTGCTTTATTCAGCTTGA